Proteins encoded by one window of Desulfovibrio sp. Fe33:
- a CDS encoding phosphate signaling complex PhoU family protein gives MITFEGLGENFKFIVYEVENQARSTQKFMDAPSRKRYAKITSRDDYIDNLKTIIENKCYSRIHSDRTLDKRQLNKIRAIQVICVNLEKIADYFVNIVKQMQYLDDQSFVQRYGYTEVFEIILDRLGSILDAFDNEDMSKALYICKAEPQLDDVYKVRFDRVMNEMGMGRDAQSLVTVLFIFRYFERVGDALLNIGEAIIFSLLGERIKIEQFEALQQTLSKSGFSDSFSDIDFSAIWGTRSGCRIGKVETRDNALTPEEKKQGSIYKEGSLEKIRKERESIQRWKQIFPNLVADIYGFHEDADKGSMLVEFLNGCTLDEVILSGDGELVRNALFILENTVQETWSTTMVRLPIKTDYIRQIQSRLEGVLQTHPQFWRDPKSLGSSEVASTKALLDICAKLEAELEAPFSVFIHGDFNINNVVYNHEAQQIHYIDLYRSRDFDYIQDASVFLVSNFRVPIFDSAHRARLNSVIAQFYRFIIQFARRHDDHTVEARLAFALARSFYTSTRFELNFKFAKEMYNRSMFLLEKLHQFQGGAWERFSLPEDVLYY, from the coding sequence ATGATTACATTCGAAGGACTGGGCGAGAATTTCAAGTTCATCGTCTACGAGGTGGAAAACCAGGCCCGTTCGACGCAAAAGTTCATGGATGCCCCTTCACGCAAGCGGTACGCCAAGATCACCTCGCGCGACGACTACATCGACAACCTCAAAACGATCATCGAGAACAAGTGCTATTCGCGCATCCACTCGGACCGGACCCTGGACAAGCGGCAGCTCAACAAGATCCGCGCCATCCAGGTCATCTGCGTGAACCTTGAGAAGATCGCCGACTATTTCGTCAATATCGTCAAGCAGATGCAATATCTCGACGACCAATCCTTCGTGCAGCGCTACGGCTACACCGAAGTCTTCGAGATCATCCTGGACCGGCTGGGGAGCATCCTGGACGCCTTCGACAACGAAGACATGTCCAAGGCGCTCTACATCTGCAAGGCCGAGCCGCAGCTCGACGACGTGTACAAGGTCCGCTTCGACCGGGTCATGAACGAAATGGGCATGGGCCGCGACGCCCAGTCCCTGGTCACGGTGCTGTTCATCTTCCGCTACTTCGAGCGGGTGGGCGACGCGTTGCTGAACATCGGCGAGGCGATCATTTTCTCCCTGCTGGGCGAACGCATCAAGATCGAGCAGTTCGAGGCGTTGCAGCAAACCCTGAGCAAATCCGGATTCAGCGACTCCTTTTCGGACATCGACTTCAGCGCCATCTGGGGCACCCGTTCCGGCTGCCGCATCGGCAAGGTGGAAACCCGCGACAACGCGCTGACGCCCGAGGAGAAAAAACAGGGCTCCATCTACAAGGAAGGCAGCCTCGAAAAAATCCGCAAGGAACGCGAGTCCATCCAGCGCTGGAAGCAGATATTCCCCAATCTGGTGGCCGACATCTACGGTTTCCACGAGGACGCGGACAAGGGCTCCATGCTGGTGGAATTCCTCAACGGCTGCACCCTGGACGAGGTCATCCTCTCCGGCGACGGCGAACTGGTCCGCAACGCGCTTTTCATTCTGGAAAACACCGTGCAGGAAACCTGGAGCACCACCATGGTCCGCCTGCCGATCAAGACCGACTACATCCGGCAGATCCAGTCCCGCCTGGAAGGCGTGCTCCAGACCCATCCCCAGTTCTGGCGCGACCCCAAGAGCCTGGGCTCCTCGGAGGTCGCCTCCACCAAGGCCCTGCTCGACATCTGCGCAAAACTCGAAGCCGAGCTGGAAGCGCCGTTCTCGGTCTTCATCCACGGCGACTTCAACATCAACAACGTGGTCTACAACCACGAGGCCCAGCAGATTCACTACATCGACCTGTACCGTTCGCGCGACTTCGACTACATCCAGGACGCATCGGTCTTCCTGGTGTCCAACTTCCGGGTTCCCATCTTCGACAGCGCCCACCGCGCCCGCCTCAATTCGGTCATCGCGCAGTTCTACAGGTTTATCATCCAATTCGCCCGGCGGCACGACGACCACACGGTCGAGGCGCGTCTGGCGTTCGCCCTGGCGCGGTCCTTCTATACTTCCACCCGATTCGAACTAAACTTCAAGTTCGCCAAGGAAATGTATAACAGGTCCATGTTCCTGCTGGAAAAGCTACACCAGTTCCAGGGCGGGGCGTGGGAGCGGTTCTCCCTGCCCGAGGACGTCCTCTACTACTAG